GAGGCTCCGCAGGAACCCTGGGCATCCAGATCCAGCACCACCACCTTCATGGGGCGGCCCCGCACCGCCAAAGACGCCAAAAAATCGGCCATGAACACGGCGAGCGTCGATTTCCCGACACCGCCTTTGTTGTTGTAGATGGCGATGGTGTACATCGAATCAGGCCTGTAGGGTGATGGGAGGGTGTTGCCGGATTGGCATGAGCATTGCGTTAATCTCTCTCGATTCCATTGTCACCCAACCTCGAAGGAGACCGCCATGAGCCGTGAAATCCAGGCATTGCAAGAAAAGGTGAACTTCCTGCGTCAAACCCCCCACGTCTATGACATCGTTTCCGCCCATTGTGGCGTCAGGGATCTGACCAATCTGAAAGGAATCAGCCCCAACGCCATGCAGCGGGTTCAGCGGTATGTGGATTATTATTATGGGATTTTCGCTTATCCCTATTGAGCTTCGGATGGGTCGTGATCGTCACCAGGGCATGAAGCGGTTGATGAAGCTCATGGGTCGCGTGGCGCCGCTCATGTCGTAACTCATGGAGTTCATGGTTCCGGCCATGTTGTGGACCGCCTGTCCCATGACCGCGACATTTTGACTGATGGGGGTCAGAACGGTCAATTTCTGGTTGATGTCGGACATGGTTTTGTCCATGCTCTTGATATTGCCGGTGAGGGAGGCGACATTCTGGTTCATGCCCGCGACATTGCCGTTCATGGTATTGATGGATGAGGTCATGTTTTCCATGTTTTCGGCCATGTTTTGCATGTCCACGGACATGGTTTCCATGTTGTCGCTGATGTATTCCAGATGGGTGGACATCACCTCCATGTTATTGGAGAGTTGGCTGATGTTGTTGGACAGGCTTCCCATGTTCACCCCCATCTTGGGATCGATGGAGGAGGCCATGGTGCGTATATCCTGGGTGAGGCTGTAGATCAGGAAAAAACCGTACATGGCCAGAATGATGAACGCGAACAGCGACGGATAGACGATCAATTCCCAGCGTCGTGCGCTTTTGTCGAAGCTTTTGGCAAAATCCGACAGGATCATGGCCGAGCATTCGCCGCACTCCCGGTATCGACCGGCGGGGACGATGGGCATGTTGGGCGGCATAATCCTGGCCTGTGGGGCTGGTTTTCCGTCCATCGGCTCGGGATGGCTGGAACCCCTGGAGGGCTGCGGATTGGGGTTGTCCGACATGGATCAGGCTCCTTCTAGGATGAACGCGACTCCGATGGACGATCGGAGGAGAGTAGCTCCGGATAGAGCGTGCCGGCGAGATCCAGGAACTCCTGGGATGCCTTGCCGCCAGGCGCCAACTCGAATACCGCTCTGCCTTCGCTGAACGAGCGACGGTAGGCGGTGCGCTGACAGATCCGGGTCTTCAAAATGGTCACACCCGGCAGTGTGGCCAACGCCGCTTCGGTTTCATCCGACTCTCGCAACATCGGATGGGTATCGGCACGATTCACGAACAGACAAATTTCCGGTCTGCGGGATCGGGCCGAGGCCGTTTCTTTGACAATTTCCAGAAAACGGGCCGTGGACCAGACATCCGCCTGACTTGGAGGCACCGGAACCAGAATCCGATCCGCCTGACCGATGGCCTGACGCA
Above is a window of Magnetococcales bacterium DNA encoding:
- a CDS encoding methyl-accepting chemotaxis protein; the protein is MPIVPAGRYRECGECSAMILSDFAKSFDKSARRWELIVYPSLFAFIILAMYGFFLIYSLTQDIRTMASSIDPKMGVNMGSLSNNISQLSNNMEVMSTHLEYISDNMETMSVDMQNMAENMENMTSSINTMNGNVAGMNQNVASLTGNIKSMDKTMSDINQKLTVLTPISQNVAVMGQAVHNMAGTMNSMSYDMSGATRPMSFINRFMPW
- a CDS encoding AAA family ATPase, with the translated sequence MITVVGNLKGGCGKSTITFNLAVWLARRGIDVVTFDLDPQATLSDAIEVRREEGVTPDVKVFRSESDPARIMANHKGEALVDVGASNLWAMRQAIGQADRILVPVPPSQADVWSTARFLEIVKETASARSRRPEICLFVNRADTHPMLRESDETEAALATLPGVTILKTRICQRTAYRRSFSEGRAVFELAPGGKASQEFLDLAGTLYPELLSSDRPSESRSS